In a single window of the Rhodoferax saidenbachensis genome:
- a CDS encoding DoxX-like family protein, whose translation MTHSELRWLRYSLVFVWLATAVVSVWELHGQSRALLLAGGVTDVRMANTLTLAGAVLDVVLGLLLLLKPVRRVYGLALLVMLCMTVVASAMVPALWLHPLGPLTKNLPIAAVLWVLMRRPA comes from the coding sequence ATGACGCACTCTGAGCTAAGGTGGCTGCGTTATAGCCTGGTCTTTGTGTGGCTGGCCACGGCTGTGGTCAGCGTGTGGGAGCTGCATGGCCAGAGCCGCGCCTTATTGCTTGCAGGTGGCGTGACGGATGTGCGTATGGCCAACACACTGACGCTGGCCGGTGCAGTGCTGGATGTCGTACTCGGGCTGCTTTTGCTTCTCAAGCCGGTGCGGCGTGTGTATGGACTGGCCCTGCTTGTCATGTTGTGCATGACCGTCGTGGCTTCCGCCATGGTCCCCGCGTTGTGGCTGCATCCTCTGGGGCCACTGACCAAAAATTTACCTATTGCAGCTGTGCTGTGGGTTTTGATGCGGAGGCCCGCATGA
- a CDS encoding DUF2269 family protein, protein MNTYLLVKWVHILSSVVLVGTGFGSAFYMFFVNRSNVLAAQSVVARLVVRADWWFTAPAVLMQPATGFLMAYWAGFPLSTPWLASSVLLYFFAGACWLPVVWLQIRMAAMAHNAVQHQTELDPAYWRYARRWEMLGYPAFVAMVIVFYLMVAKPNF, encoded by the coding sequence ATGAATACCTATTTGTTGGTGAAATGGGTTCACATCCTGTCCAGCGTGGTGTTGGTGGGGACAGGTTTTGGTTCCGCCTTCTATATGTTTTTTGTGAATCGCAGCAATGTGCTGGCTGCGCAGTCAGTGGTTGCCCGCTTGGTCGTGCGGGCAGACTGGTGGTTTACGGCCCCTGCGGTACTCATGCAACCGGCGACTGGCTTCCTTATGGCTTACTGGGCTGGCTTCCCGTTATCCACGCCCTGGCTTGCAAGCTCGGTACTGCTTTACTTCTTTGCCGGGGCTTGCTGGCTGCCGGTGGTCTGGTTGCAAATCCGCATGGCGGCAATGGCACACAACGCTGTCCAGCACCAGACCGAGTTGGACCCCGCCTATTGGCGCTACGCCCGTCGATGGGAAATGCTGGGCTACCCCGCGTTTGTTGCCATGGTCATCGTGTTTTATCTGATGGTGGCCAAGCCCAATTTCTGA